One stretch of Astatotilapia calliptera chromosome 3, fAstCal1.2, whole genome shotgun sequence DNA includes these proteins:
- the LOC113019288 gene encoding carbonic anhydrase 4-like yields MKWFEVVTLAVCVLVPTAHSQSKAWCYHLPSCNDTTWPTIFPEYCNGTRQSPIDIVSASATPNANLTEFTFVKYDDTSAMTSMTNTGDTVQVTLKSGVKISGGDLSEQYDSLQFHLHWGNGSSVPGSEHTVDGKRYPMELHIVNSKSSYNGNTNLAVKDSTGLSALGFFIEVMSGNSTGQPDSWHNLASYLPNITEKGQNVSIAAGFSLDDLLVGVDRTKYYRYLGSLTTPACQEAVVWTVFKEPIKVSKDLIDLFSTTLHFNDSSSPIMINVYRSLQPAQKVWTQSIKASASTTCFSLSLLLLSLVLGWSWS; encoded by the exons ATGAAGTGGTTTGAAGTTGTTACCCTTGCTGTGTGCGTCCTCGTACCCACCGCTCACTCCCAATCAAAAG ccTGGTGTTATCACCTCCCATCCTGCA ATGACACAACCTGGCCAACAATTTTCCCGGAGTATTGCAACGGCACCCGACAGTCACCCATTGACATCGTCTCAGCATCAGCCACACCGAACGCCAATCTGACTGAATTCACTTTTGTGAAGTATGACGACACCTCCGCAATGACGTCAATGACAAATACTGGCGACACAG TCCAAGTGACCCTTAAGAGCGGAGTTAAGATTTCAGGAGGGGACCTGTCCGAGCAATACGACAGCCTCCAGTTTCACTTGCACTGGGGTAATGGCTCCTCTGTCCCCGGCTCAGAGCACACAGTGGATGGAAAGCGCTATCCTATGGag CTGCATATTGTGAACAGCAAGTCATCCTACAATGGAAATACAAATCTAGCCGTCAAAGACTCCACCGGACTTTCAGCGCTTGGTTTCTTTATCGAG gTAATGTCAGGCAACTCAACTGGCCAGCCGGATAGCTGGCACAATTTGGCTTCTTACTTGCCCAACATCACAGAAAaag GCCAGAACGTTTCAATTGCAGCCGGGTTTTCCCTGGACGACCTGCTTGTCGGTGTGGATCGCACTAAGTATTACCGCTACCTTGGATCCTTGACGACCCCCGCTTGTCAGGAGGCGGTGGTCTGGACCGTTTTTAAGGAACCAATTAAAGTCAGTAAAGATCTA ATTGACCTCTTCAGCACCACACTGCACTTCAACGACAGTTCATCACCAATCATGATAAACGTCTACAGAAGCCTGCAGCCTGCACAGAAAGTCTGGACTCAGAGCATCAAGGCCTCTGCCTCCACAACCTGcttctccctgagcctgctACTTCTCAGTCTTGTACTGGGCTGGAGTTGGAGCTAA